From Haemophilus parainfluenzae:
CCTCTTTACTAAAGAGGGGGGATTTTTTGGGGTTATAGGCAACCTTTAATCAAATAACCAGCCGATGCACCGAGTAAGTGCGGTTTGTGAATATCGGTGGTGCGAATGACTTCAAGCTTGCCACCGTTTTCTTTGTAGGTGTCCACAAATAAGCCACCTTGACGACGGACGGTGTAGCCATAAGACGGCTCATACACTGTGCCTTTGCGTTCGGTTGAACGTGGCGCAACATAGGCAAGCACAATGGCATCAGACCAGATGTCTTTAAGTTGATTGCTTTCTTCATACACCGCTTCGCCGATTTTTACGGTATCAATGCCAATCAACTTGCCGAATACTTCAGGCGTTACAATCGCCACTTGTGAATACTTGAGTTTTTCAATGACAGCTGGGTGTTCTTTCAACGCCGCCCACACATCGCCTCCAATCACGCATACATTCGGCTTGCGACCAATCGCACGCTTCACGGCACGAATGCCCGTGTCGAACATCGCAAAGATGTCTGCTTGTTTGCTGGTGATTTTTGATGTACCGCTTAACGTGACTTTGTTGCCACTGTCGTATTTGCTTTCATCAAGCGCGAGCGTTGCCACTTCTTTTTCACGACCGAGTGCAATCACATCTTGGGTAGTGTTTAAGGCGAATTGACGGAGCGAGAAAATCGCTTCGTTTTCTTCGCGGTAGTCGATGGCGTATTCCACATCGTGCTCTTCCAACGCCACGTCGATTGCCGTGATGTCTGCAGGATCTAAACGATTTGACGTGCCGCGTAAGTTACGCACCGTACTTGGTAAGCGGAATGCAAGGCGACCGAATTTCGGAATTTTGCCCGCTTCTTTGTCGATTTCGACGGTCGGCATTAACACTTCGCCGATGAGTTCTAAATTGTGATAGCCCTGTGCCAATTTGGTTAAAACAGGATCTTGCACACGGAGTGCTGCGAGATTGTGAGCAGTCATAAATTTCCCTTCTATTGATAAATTGCGTTAAAGGCGGCGGTGTAGCTCACGCCGTGTTCTTTGGCATACGCCATAATTTTTTGGTCAGCTTCGATGCTGGCTGGGTTTGTGCCTTCGGCATATTCCACCGTGCCGTCTTGCGGAGCTGCCACTTTGTCTTTGGTGGCGACTTCACCGAAGTTCACCACTTGTGGCTGAGCATCCAAAAAGGCTTTGAGTTTGCTGTGTAGGTTTTCGCCTTCGCTAAATTCAACTACACCACCTTGCATTGTGGTGGAAGCATAGTTCAATAAATCTACCGCTTGCTGTTTAGCAATCGGGGCAAGTTTGCCTGCTTTCACTAAACCTTCAGCAAAGTCGGCATTTTCGGCTTTGGCTTGGTTGAGCGCGGTTTCAGCTTTTTCGGCTTTCAATTTTTCGTTTTCTGCCTTGAGCTGTTCAATTTCTTCAGGTGTCATTTCAAGTTCTCCTTCGGTTGATTGAGCTGGGTCTGAAGTTGGGTTATTCGGTTCATTAAAATTCGGCACAGGAAAACCTGCTTCATCTTGTTGATACCGTTTCAAATCATTGCGGATAGATTCTTCTACCACGCTATTGACTAAATAATCAGGCAATGCTTTGTCGGCTTCATCTTGTCCGTGTTTGCCAATCAGCCATTCACGCAAACGTCGCCACAAACCTGCTTCCGCCCAGTCGGAAAAATCCACTACGCCTTGTTCGTTTTCGGCAAATTCAGGGTTACGCAAGCCTTTTACGGCGGGTGGCATTGCCCCTAAGAAACCGACGTGGCGTAAGTACAAACTGCCCGGGCAAGGATTGTTTGGGCTATCGGCAAGATAGAACGAAGACGACACTTTCTTAAATCGTCCTTTTTCCACCATTTCGGCAAATTCAGGATCCACTTGGTCGAACTCGGCTTTGAGTACATCACCGTCCAACTCAAGGCGTTTTACCCAGCCATAGGCAGGTGCATTGTGTTTTGGGTGTCCAACTACCGCGGGGGATTCGTGAAAGTTTACGTCGTAGGCATTGACGGCTTGTTGCAAATCATCGATGGTAATTTCCACTTCTACGCCATTTGCATCTAGTCGTTTGCCGGCTTTGAAAATTTCAATAAAGGTCATTTTGTTCTCCTTGTTTGCACACATCATAGAAAAAATGACCGCTTGTAGCTTTTAAACTGGTTTAAGGATTGAAAAAGAGAATTTGAAATGGGAAGAAGGAGAAAAGGCGTGTTTTTGCGTGTTTACGGGTGTTTATAAACACGCCCAAGGGATTTCGAGCAATCATTTATCGAATCCAATTTAAAACGCCACAGAGGGCGTTTTATGCGTTATTTTTGAGTTTTAGACAAAGTGACTAACTTTGGTCGATTTGGCGTTGCAAAAGAGCGGTCGCTTTTCGCAAGAGTTTTTGCTCGTCTTGTTCGCTTACGCCTAACCACGGACGTTTAGGAATGGTGACTTTACCCCCACGCCCCGCCTTACCGCCGGTGGCGAAAGTCGAACCGCAACGAGTGTGGCGGTATGTGATTACCGACCACGCGAGTGGCGTGATTTATGTGGAATATGTGTATGGCGGCGAAACGGCAGAGAACATATCAGAAACCTTTATTAACGCCATTCAGAAGAAAGATAACCCTGCCGAGCCATTTTTCGGTGTGCCGAAAATTTTGATGTTCGACCGTGGTTCTGCCAATACGTCGCAAATATTCACGCACTTGCTGAACCAGTTAGACGTAAAAATTGAAGTGCCGAAAGCCCATAACGCCCGAGCCAAAGGGCAAGTGGAAAAAGGCAATGATATTGTGGAGCGCCAATTTGAAAGCGGTTTGCGGTTTATGAATGTGAGTGGCTTGGCAGAGTTAAACCAGCTTGCTCACCAGTGGATGCGGTATTTCAACGGCAAAGCCATTCATAGCCGACACGGTATGACACGTTACGGTGCGTGGCGAAAAATCCACGCCAATGATTTGTTATATCCGCCCAGCCGTGAGATTTGCCAAGAGCTGATGATTACCGCACTCACCGAGCGATTGGTGACCGATAAATTGGAAATCAGCTTTGAAAATCGCCGATATGATGTGCGTGATGTACCTGATGTGAAAATTGGCGAGAAAATCACGGTGGGCAAAAATCCGTACCGCCCTGAATGTGTGCAAGTGCAGTGCTTTGAGCAGATTTTTGCTGATGATGGCGCGATGAGTTTAAAACCTTACTGGGTGGTGTTGGAGCCGATTGAAGTGAATGAACTAGGCTTCCGTGTGGATGCGGCAATCATCGGCGAAGAATACAAATCCCACCGCAAAACGGCGTTTGAAGCAAATAAGGAACAGGCGGAGCAACTGGCTTATGGCGTAGAAACCGAAGACGAGTTGAAGCGAGCCAAGAAAGCCAACGCACCGTTATTCAACGGCGAAATCAACCCTTACAAACATATTGAAGAAAGCAAGCTGACGTGGTTCTTACCGAAAAAAGGACAAGAACACGAACTGACCACCAACGCACGCCGTGTTGAGCAAAAACCGATGTCGGCGGTGGAATTTGCCAAAAACGGCAAAGCACGCTGGGGTGAGCTGTGGAACGGTGAGTGTTATCAATGGGTGAATGGCAGATACCCACAAGGCGTGCCGCAACTTGAAGCGGAACGGCTGTTGAGCTTAGGGTTTGAGGATTTTAAAGCGGAGTTTGTGGCACCAGAGCCTAAAACCTCGCATTTGAAATTGCTTGCCGCTTAATCACCAAAATCTCCCCTACCCCTTTTTACAAAAGAGGGGGACTGATTGAAGGAGCATTTTATGCTGAAACTAAAACAGGTGCTGATTGATAAGGGCGTGAGCTTAAGGCAGTTGGCACAGATGATGAATGTGTCGCCTGCGACCATTTCCCAGTTGATAAACCATAATCAACGGGTGCGCGAGTGGGCGGCATTTGAGAAGAGTTTAATAGCGTCTTTGCAAAAGATTAGGATAAACCAACCGCTTGCAACGCTATTAGAAAAGGAAGCGACAGGGGAAAGTTTGGCGACCGAGCCTGCCGCTTCCGCCCTTAAAACCAAACGAGAAATTAAGGACGAGATTATGTTACTCGCAAAACAGGCTTTATTTCCAGCCACTAAGAAACATTTTTTATTACCGATTGACCCTTTTTCCGTCGATGTTCGCTCGGCTGATGAAGTTTTCGTCACCAGCGACATTCGTTATGTGCGGGAGTCGCTTTATCAAACCGCCAAGCACGGTGGTTTTATGGCGGTGGTGGGTGAAAGTGGTGCAGGTAAATCCACACTCAGACGGGATTTGATTGACCGCATTCGTGCCGAAAACGCTCCGATTGCGGTGATTGAGCCTTACATTATCGCGATGGAAGACAACGACATCAAGGGCAAAACGCTCAAAGCAGCCCATATTGCCGAAGCGATTATTTCCACCCTTGCCCCACTGCAAAGCGTGAAGCGTTCGCCTGAAGCACGTTTTCGCCAGTTGCATCAAGTGTTGAAAGAAAGCTGTAAATCGGGCTATTCGAACGTGCTAATCATCGAAGAAGCGCACTCCTTGCCAATTCCTACGCTTAAACACTTGAAACGCTTTTTTGAGTTGGAAGATGGCTTTAAAAAGCTGATTTCGATTGTGTTGATTGGTCAGCCTGAATTGAAGCTGAAACTGTCAGAACGCAACACCGAAGTGCGCGAAGTGGTGCAA
This genomic window contains:
- a CDS encoding major capsid protein, translated to MTAHNLAALRVQDPVLTKLAQGYHNLELIGEVLMPTVEIDKEAGKIPKFGRLAFRLPSTVRNLRGTSNRLDPADITAIDVALEEHDVEYAIDYREENEAIFSLRQFALNTTQDVIALGREKEVATLALDESKYDSGNKVTLSGTSKITSKQADIFAMFDTGIRAVKRAIGRKPNVCVIGGDVWAALKEHPAVIEKLKYSQVAIVTPEVFGKLIGIDTVKIGEAVYEESNQLKDIWSDAIVLAYVAPRSTERKGTVYEPSYGYTVRRQGGLFVDTYKENGGKLEVIRTTDIHKPHLLGASAGYLIKGCL
- a CDS encoding peptidase — protein: MTFIEIFKAGKRLDANGVEVEITIDDLQQAVNAYDVNFHESPAVVGHPKHNAPAYGWVKRLELDGDVLKAEFDQVDPEFAEMVEKGRFKKVSSSFYLADSPNNPCPGSLYLRHVGFLGAMPPAVKGLRNPEFAENEQGVVDFSDWAEAGLWRRLREWLIGKHGQDEADKALPDYLVNSVVEESIRNDLKRYQQDEAGFPVPNFNEPNNPTSDPAQSTEGELEMTPEEIEQLKAENEKLKAEKAETALNQAKAENADFAEGLVKAGKLAPIAKQQAVDLLNYASTTMQGGVVEFSEGENLHSKLKAFLDAQPQVVNFGEVATKDKVAAPQDGTVEYAEGTNPASIEADQKIMAYAKEHGVSYTAAFNAIYQ
- a CDS encoding AAA family ATPase produces the protein MLKLKQVLIDKGVSLRQLAQMMNVSPATISQLINHNQRVREWAAFEKSLIASLQKIRINQPLATLLEKEATGESLATEPAASALKTKREIKDEIMLLAKQALFPATKKHFLLPIDPFSVDVRSADEVFVTSDIRYVRESLYQTAKHGGFMAVVGESGAGKSTLRRDLIDRIRAENAPIAVIEPYIIAMEDNDIKGKTLKAAHIAEAIISTLAPLQSVKRSPEARFRQLHQVLKESCKSGYSNVLIIEEAHSLPIPTLKHLKRFFELEDGFKKLISIVLIGQPELKLKLSERNTEVREVVQRCEVVELAPLDAELENYVTFRLAKVGKKLSDIFEEDAFLAVRQRLTAVGRNKTTTSLLYPLAVNNLLTAAMNLAESLGVPKVNGDVVMQV